One part of the Vitis riparia cultivar Riparia Gloire de Montpellier isolate 1030 chromosome 15, EGFV_Vit.rip_1.0, whole genome shotgun sequence genome encodes these proteins:
- the LOC117932256 gene encoding probable methylenetetrahydrofolate reductase: MKVIEKIRDAATEEGKVVFSFEFFPPKTEDGVDNLFERMDRMVAHGPAFCDITWGAGGSTADLTLEISNKMQNMICVETMMHLTCTNMPVEKIDHALDTIKSNGIQNVLALRGDPPHGQDKFVQIQGGFACALDLVQHIRAKYGDYFGITVAGYPEAHPDVILNGVATSEAYQSDLAYLKRKVDAGADLIVTQLFYDTDIFLKFVNDCRQIGITCPIVPGIMPINNYKGFLRMTGFCKTKIPSEVTAALEPIKDNDEAVKAYGIHLGTEMCKKILAHGIKTLHVYTLNMEKSALAILMNLGLIEESKISRPFPWRRPTNVFRVKEDVRPIFWANRPRSYISRTIGWDQYPHGRWSDSCNPSYGGLTDYQFMRPRARDKKLQDEWVVPLKSIEDVQERFIKFCLGKLKSSPWSELDGLQPESKIINELLGNINSKGFLTINSQPAVNGEKSDSLSVGWGGPGGYVYQKAYLEFFCSREKLNALVDKCKGHPSLTYMAVNKEGTWMSNVGPGEVNAVTWGVFPAREIIQPTVVDPSSFMVWKDEAFEIWSRGWALLYPEDDPSRKLLEEVQNSHFLVSLVDNDYINGDLFAIFMELF; the protein is encoded by the exons GTGGCTCCACGGCGGATCTCACTCTGGAGATCTCCAACAAGATGCAGAACATGATCTGCGTGGAGACAATGATGCATCTCACTTGTACCAACATGCCTGTGGAGAAGATCGACCATGCTCTCGACACCATCAAGTCCAATGGCATCCAGAATGTGCTCGCCCTCCGCGGCGACCCCCCTCATGGCCAGGACAAGTTCGTCCAGATCCAAGGCGGCTTCGCTTGTGCTCTAGATCTG GTGCAGCACATCCGGGCGAAATATGGAGATTACTTTGGAATAACTGTTGCGGGTTATCCAG AGGCACATCCTGATGTGATACTAAATGGTGTGGCTACTTCGGAAGCATACCAGAGTGATTTGGCTTATTTGAAGAGAAAG GTTGATGCAGGAGCAGATCTTATTGTCACGCAATTATTCTATGATACTgatattttcctcaaatttgtGAATGACTGTCGGCAAATTGGAATAACCTGCCCCATTGTCCCAGGAATTATGCCCATTAATAACTACAAAGGATTCTTACGTATGACTGGTTTTTGCAAAACAAAG ATACCATCTGAGGTTACTGCTGCCTTGGAGCCTATTAAGGACAATGATGAAGCTGTCAAAGCCTATGGAATTCACCTTGGAACGGAAATGTGCAAGAAGATTTTAGCTCATGGGATTAAGACATTGCATGTTTATACACTGAACATGGAGAAATCAGCATTGGCTATATTAAtg AATCTTGGGTTAATTGAAGAATCCAAAATATCAAGGCCCTTCCCATGGAGACGCCCGACAAATGTCTTCCGTGTTAAAGAGGATGTTCGCCCAATATTTTG GGCTAATCGTCCTAGAAGTTATATATCAAGGACCATAGGATGGGACCAATATCCACATGGACGATGGAGTGATTCTTGTAATCCATCATATGGAGGATTAACCGACTATCAG TTTATGAGACCACGTGCTCGTGACAAGAAACTTCAAGACGAATGGGTTGTGCCCTTGAAAAGCATTGAAGATGTTCAAGAG AGATTTATAAAGTTCTGCCTTGGAAAACTGAAAAGTAGTCCCTGGTCAGAATTAGATGGGCTTCAGCCAGAGTCAAAGATCATCAATGAACTTCTGGGCAACATCAATTCAAAGGGTTTCCTCACCATCAATAGCCAACCTGCAGTTAATGGGGAAAAATCTGACTCCCTGTCTGTTG GATGGGGTGGGCCAGGTGGGTATGTTTATCAGAAGGCCTATCTGGAGTTCTTCTGCTCAAGGGAAAAGCTGAATGCTCTTGTTGACAAATGCAAGGGTCACCCATCTCTGACATACATGGCTGTGAACAAAGAAGGGACCTGGATGTCTAATGTTGGCCCAGGTGAGGTGAATGCGGTGACATGGGGAGTATTCCCAGCAAGGGAGATCATCCAACCTACTGTTGTGGATCCTTCCAGCTTTATGGTGTGGAAGGACGAGGCATTTGAAATCTGGTCAAGAGGATGGGCTCTCTTATACCCAGAGGATGACCCATCCAGAAAATTGCTTGAAGAG GTACAGAACAGCCATTTCTTGGTCAGCCTGGTGGATAATGATTACATCAACGGCGATTTGTTTGCCATTTTTATGGAGTTGTTCTGA